From the Purpureocillium takamizusanense chromosome 6, complete sequence genome, one window contains:
- a CDS encoding uncharacterized protein (EggNog:ENOG503P3AD) gives MAPPLHPLDAARPRGLRHSSAPRTPEPAAEASLPQPSSPPRPRFRLKRRTVSERTAPTQQFLASVAAADVPIPSIEEPQVYDDDDDDDDDDMLDTEAYPRVPFLGNLDGAGFVEHKVRGRQFSAPKTPAPRAIPSLSPKRFPDWSIDAAFSSVESSPECESSRPSTARSTQTSASLFSRYSLTSEDFSQCASPDEEHAEKFAYLLPPEDLDRTIRAPAQRGKLRKAPWTRAMSKHLWATYMMYLQDPKVTPFRVGKSGIPPSGVCMRVAREAKRSWKGSRPQTKADPKSGSTTPTAEVQGPYVQWPHTCAGTRAHLREMCKANTGAASRGSHYMARSPTPFGRTANRVRNRRSAPLRSPSVFSGSDMAMSLTVCTADSMQPSGPLAQLTSSQPKPELDLLTPPARDAFSGRSQALRLGSPFTARSYGPSSSNNLADGLGARPEPHRQSHTLGTRRSLGSPVRLNDSRSNTQKRRSRQSILETRRSKRPSLGSDFWTDPSSAVESCSSSASAFSSSFPEFCSTSSNVGDDLFVPRTNIQELFESSNSAPLNSMATTATSMPKPAGLAPLMMAGPPRLGSPFSGKSQSFSFPSRNLNTSVIDFAAAVRRPFATVHQPADSVASSAKPSSLANRLAYIDERLKDLRRRDPHERRSHSPL, from the coding sequence ATGGCGCCTCCCTTGCaccccctcgacgccgcgaggCCACGAGGCCTGCGCCATTCTTCAGCGCCCCGGACCCcagagcccgccgccgaagcaTCTTTACCGCAACCTTCGTCGCCTCCCCGACCGCGATTTCGCCTCAAGAGGCGGACGGTATCGGAGCGCACAGCCCCTACCCAGCAGTtcctcgcctccgtcgctgctgccgacgTTCCCATCCCCAGCATCGAAGAACCCCAGGtgtacgacgacgacgacgacgacgacgacgacgacatgctcGACACGGAGGCCTACCCACGAGTTCCCTTTCTCGGCAATCTCGATGGCGCTGGCTTCGTCGAGCACAAGGTCCGCGGCAGGCAATTCTCTGCTCCTAAGACGCCTGCGCCCCGGGCTATCCCCTCGCTATCGCCCAAGCGGTTTCCGGACTGGTCCATAGATGCTGCCTTCAGCAGCGTCGAGTCAAGTCCAGAGTGTGAATCaagccgcccgtcgaccgCTCGGTCAACCCAGACGAGCGCGTCGCTATTCAGCCGCTATTCCCTGACGTCAGAAGACTTCAGTCAATGCGCCAgccccgacgaggagcatgCAGAAAAGTTTGCCTACCTCTTGCCTcccgaggacctcgacaGGACCATCAGAGCCCCCGCGCAACGCGGCAAGCTCAGAAAGGCACCGTGGACCAGAGCTATGAGCAAGCACCTGTGGGCGACTTACATGATGTACCTGCAAGATCCCAAGGTGACGCCCTTTAGGGTTGGAAAGAGCGGCATCCCGCCCTCGGGTGTCTGCATGCGCGTGGCCAGGGAAGCCAAGAGATCTTGGAAGGGATCCCGCCCGCAGACCAAGGCGGATCCCAAGAGCGGGAGCACGACGCCCACTGCCGAGGTGCAGGGGCCCTATGTGCAGTGGCCCCATACCTGCGCCGGCACGCGCGCCCACCTGCGAGAGATGTGCAAGGCCAACACCGGCGCAGCATCGCGTGGCTCGCACTATATGGCCCGGAGCCCTACGCCCTTTGGGAGGACCGCGAACCGCGTCAGGAACCGCCGCTCCGCGCCTCTCCGCTCTCCCTCGGTATTCTCCGGGTCCgacatggccatgtcgcTGACCGTGTGCACCGCCGACTCCATGCAGCCGTCTGGTCCGCTCGCGCAACTCACCAGCTCCCAGCCCAAGCCTGAGCTGGACCTTCTCACTCCACCGGCCCGTGACGCATTTAGTGGCCGGAGCCAAGCTCTCCGTTTAGGGTCTCCTTTCACGGCAAGGAGCTATGGCCCGAGCTCTTCGAACAACTTGGcagatggcctcggcgctcgCCCCGAGCCTCACCGGCAGAGTCACACGCTGGGCACACGCCGCAGCCTCGGATCGCCGGTGCGACTGAATGATAGCCGGTCCAACACACAGAAGCGGCGCTCCCGCCAGTCGATCCTGGAGACGCGGAGATCTAAGCGACCCAGTCTCGGCTCCGACTTCTGGACCGACCCTTCCTCCGCTGTTGagagctgctcctcctccgcgtcggccttttcgtcgtcgtttccTGAATTCTGCTCCACAAGCTCCAACGTTGGCGATGATTTGTTTGTCCCGAGAACGAATATCCAGGAACTGTTTGAGTCATCCAATTCCGCACCCTTGAACAGCATGGCCACCACTGCCACGTCGATGCCCAAGCCTGCCGGCCTGGCGCCGCTCATGATGGCTGGTCCCCCTCGTCTAGGCTCGCCGTTCTCCGGGAAGAGCCAGAGCTTCTCATTTCCGAGTCGAAATCTCAACACCTCGGTCATAGActttgctgctgccgtgcgGCGGCCGTTCGCCACGGTTCATCAACCCGCCGACAGCGTCGCGAGCTCCGCTAAGCCGTCATCGCTCGCAAACCGCCTGGCCTACATTGACGAACGGCTTAAGGACCTTCGTCGGAGGGATCCTCATGAGCGGCGGTCTCACTCGCCCTTGTGA
- a CDS encoding uncharacterized protein (EggNog:ENOG503PDDC), which produces MVPIERTRAPRRQPSDNYVRSSNDKSLPPPPPSVADMTTVLIGPKQQSFKVNRKLLCAVSPFFLERLEDPVAPKPICLWLPGESATMFALFVEWVHSPTTFRSWLDHSVSTAHETSQRASQDIHWAIIRLHLFAAHLDLFKLQDLAMDALQDLYLKYDWDVPPRLVLYLYTQCEAIQAVRIRRWAVAMVAFSLTVGPNQLLKFHPQDATTSDPARFRLLFDTLHEFAADYSMHMHNMKAAGLDVRFKNPQLRISANKLRNDQRLFGFRECSFHSHRAAVGEKRCPHVAPRVRSRHTSELGAAAAMMDHHYQVVDRRRDVHADAVPRPLFSSHGENDGQRPAKPMRTTAASSPRD; this is translated from the coding sequence ATGGTGCCCATTGAACGGACGAGggcacctcgtcgtcaacccTCGGACAACTATGTTCGATCAAGCAACGACAAGTCattaccgccgccgcctcctaGCGTGGCTGACATGACAACCGTCCTCATCGGTCCAAAGCAGCAGAGCTTCAAGGTGAATCGCAAGCTCCTCTGCGCCGTGtcgcccttcttcctcgagcGGCTCGAGGATCCCGTGGCGCCCAAGCCCATCTGCTTGTGGCTCCCGGGGGAATCAGCCACCATGTTTGCGCTTTTCGTCGAATGGGTAcactcgccgacgacgtttCGGAGCTGGCTTGATCACTCAGTGAGCACAGCTCACGAGACGAGCCAGCGAGCATCGCAAGACATACACTGGGCCATCATCCGCTTGCATCTCTTTGCCGCGCACCTCGATCTCTTTAAGCTGCAGGACCTCGCCATGGACGCCCTGCAGGACCTCTACCTCAAATACGACTGGGACGTTCCGCCAAGGCTGGTTCTCTACCTTTACACCCAGTGCGAGGCAATCCAGGCCGTCCGAATACGACGGTGGGCCgtggcgatggtggcctTCTCCCTCACCGTCGGCCCCAATCAGCTGCTCAAATTCCATCCTCAAGACGCCACGACCTCGGACCCGGCCCGGTTCCGACTCCTCTTCGACACGCTACACGAGTTTGCGGCCGACTACTCCATGCACATGCACAACATGAAGGCCGCCGGGTTGGACGTGCGCTTCAAGAACCCGCAACTGCGCATCTCGGCCAACAAGCTGCGCAACGACCAGCGCCTCTTCGGCTTCAGGGAATGCTCCTTCCACTCGCACAGGGCTGCTGTTGGGGAGAAGCGCTGCCCGCACGTCGCCCCCAGGGTCCGGAGCCGGCATACATCGGagcttggcgccgccgccgccatgatggacCACCACTACCAGGTCGTCGATCGGCGAAGAGACGTTCACGCCGATGCGGTTCCGCGGCCGCTATTTTCTAGCCATGGCGAGAATGACGGCCAGAGGCCCGCAAAACCCATGCGGaccacggccgcgagctcgccTAGAGATTGA